The genome window TGCTACGAGCTTTAGGACAAAACTTATCTTGTCACTATGGGCATCAGGGTCGATGTCATATAAATTTGCTATTTTTATAGCGGTCTCTTTATCGACTATTCCATCACTTTGCCACCGATCCAGCTCTTTTATTAAAAAAATTCTATTTAAAAAGTTCATTATTCACACTTTCTTTTATAAGATATACAAAACACCAAATTTCTAGCCAGTACCTTAAATACCGTATTTATGTCCATTGATACTGCCTTAGTCTTTCAACAAAAAATATAATTGTGATTTAAAATATAAAAAAATACAGAAGCTAAAATGCTACCGATAATAAAAATTTTTAGCAAGGTAGCTTGGGCCAGACTCCTAAACTTTGCTTTAAAAATTTCTCGCTTAAGTCTAAACCCAAGTAAAAAGAAAAAAACGGCCATCAAACTATCATTTACAAAAATAATAAGGGGCTTTTGTATCGGCGATTTGCCAAAATTTAGCCTTGTATCGATTTGTAAAAATGAGTTATAAAAACTGCTTAAAAAAATATTTTCAAAGATAAATGCCACTAAAGCAGCAGCGATAAGAAAGATACCACCGCTAGCTTCACCTATAAAAAAATCCCAAAAATTCCTAAACTCCATAAAGACCCTTAAAAAACTAAAACCTAGGAATAGCTGCCCTTGTGAGTTTAGAAAATTTTACACCCTTTAAGCCGGCGATCCTTTCAGCAAAGCGTTCAATTTTGCCAGCCTCGCCTCTTATTGAAATCGTTTCTAAGCAGTTATGGTGATCGACATGAACATGGTTTGTACAGATGATTTTCACATCAGAGCTATGCTCTATATCCATCTTTTTATTCACCAAATCGTTGTGATGATGCATATAAATGAGCGTCAAAACCCCGATCAACTCCTCACTAGCGTCCTTCCAGCTATCACTTACGATCTTTTCGCGTATCAAATCCCTCGTAAATTCGCTCCTAGAAGCGTAGCCTTGTTCGCTAACCTTTTTATCTAGTTCGTCTAGTAACTGACTAGGCAAAGAAACACTAAAACGTATAACACTATCCATTTTTTGCTCCTTTCTCGTTTGATTACCGTTTACAATCATTATACATCAGTTATTTTAAAATGTGGATAAATAATAATAAATTTGCCCTAAATTTACGTTAGAATCGTTGCTACAGAATTTTTTATTGATATGAAATTTCAAATTTACTTTAGTAAATTTTTTGTAAATGATATCAAGTAAAGTCTTATTTTGAAAAACTCCGCCACTTAATAAAATCTCCTTTTTCTCATTTTTAGAAATTTCAAAAATAATATCAGCTATACCATTTATAAATGCCGTTGCAGCCACTCTTGGCTCATCTTTTAAGGCATTTTTAAAGGCTTCTTTAAAGCCGATAACTCCATCATTTAGACTAAATTTATAACACACATCCAAATTTTTATCATAAAGTGCTTCAAGTCTCATACCACTCTCACCCTCAAAGCTTGAGTGAAAAAAACCACAGATAATAGCACCAAATGCGTCAAATATCCTACCAAGCGAGCTGGTGCGAACCAAATTTAGCCCCTTTTGCTCCATTTTTTTAAAATTATGAAGTATTTTTTCATCAAAATTTACTAAAAATTTACCAGCTTCGTCCTCAAGAGAGTATTTTAAAATAATAGAATATGCGATTAGATAAATATTTTTGATGCTGTTTTCGCCCCCAAATAGGCTAAATTCATCAAAATGATAAACTCGCTCGTAATTCTTTTTATCTAGCCTAAAGACCTCGCCACCCCAAATTTTGCCATCTTCCCCGTATCCAGTGCCGTCAAAACAAAAGCCAATGTACTTTTTATCTGCTAGATCGTTTTCAAATATTACGCTTAGTAGATGTGCGTAGTGGTGCTGCAAATAAACTAGCTCAAAGCCCTGATCCTTTGCCCATTTTGTATTTAAAAAATTTGGATGCAGATCGGCTATGACCTTGTCGATTTTTAGATCATAAGTCGTTTCAAAGAGTCTAAAAATGTCTTTAAACCTATCAAAAGTCGCCACATTTTTAAGATCTCCTATATATGGGCTAACCATTAAAAGGCCGTCTTTGTAGATACAAAATGAGCTTTTTAGCTCCGCTCCAAGGGCTAAAAATGTCCCTTTTTGCTTAAAATTTGTATGGATAAAATTTGGATTTAAGCCACGGCTCGTTCTTGTGAAAATTGTCTCATCATCAACGCAAAATGCGATACTATCGTCACTCGGTGAGTAAATTTCTCGGTCGTGATCAAGGTAAAAGTCTATGACATCACCTAGCTTTTCTCTTAGTTCGCTCTCATCTTTTATCACAACTTCGCCTGAGATATTTGCGCTAGTTGCGATGATGTCGTGCTTGAGATACTCAAAAAGCAAAAGATGTATGCCGCTAAATGCAAGCATGACGCCAAGCTTGTTTAAATTTGGAGCGACACTTTTTGCGATATTTGAGCCACTTTTTGCTTCAAGTAAGACGATTGGCTTTAAATTTGAGCTAAGAAGCTCGGCCTCTGCCTCTGAAATTTTTGCTATTTTTCTAGCGTTTTCTAAATTTTTACTCATCAGTGCAAAAGGCTTGCTTGGGCGGTGTTTTCTAGCTCTTAGCTCGCAAACTGCGGCTTCATTTGTCGCGTCACAAACCAAATGAAAGCCACCAAGCCCTTTAATGGCTAAAATTTTACCCTCGTTTATGAGCTTAGCCGCCTCTTTGGCTGCTTCGTTCCCACTAGCCAAGACTTTGCCAAATTTATCTTTTAGATATAGCTTTGGCCCGCAGTTTGGGCAAGAGATAGGCTCTGCGTGGTAGCGACGATTAAGCGGGTCTTTATACTCGCCACCGCAAAATTCACACATTTGAAACTCGTTCATTGTCGTATTTACCCTGTCGTATGGCAAGGCTTTGATGATGGAAAATCTCGGTCCGCAGTTGGTGCAGTTTATAAACGGATACTTGTAGCGTGGATTTGCTGGGTCATAAAACTCGCGCAAACAGTCATCGCAAAGTGCGTAATCAGGCAAGATAGGCGCTTGTTTGGTCGCTGATTTTGAGGCGATGATCTCAAGTTTTTCATAAATTTGATCTATCTTAAATTTACTAAGCTCATCGATCCTAGCAAGGGCTGGTAGCTTCTCATAGAGCTCCTTTTCAAAAGCCAAAAAACTAGCCTCATCGCCACTAAAATTTAGCTTTACGCCCTCGTCGTCGTTGTAAATTTCGCCAACAAGCTTAAGTTTATCCGCTAAAGTATAGACAAAAGGTCTAAAGCCCACACCTTGAACTAAGCCTTTGATCTCATATCTAAAGCTTGATCTCAATGCCAAATCCGGGATCAAAATCTGTTTTTATATTTGGGTTTAGGTGCTTTTTTATCAAGTTGCTAACTACTTTATTATAAAATAAATCCCCGCTTAAAGTAACATTTTTAATGTTAAATTTATCTCGTTTTTCATAACTAAAATCGCTCAAAAAGTGCGCCAAAGACTCAGTGCAACCAAAGCTGATATTCTTCTCTCCAGCGCCAGCAAGGATAAATGAAATAATACTTTTTACAAACTTAACCCCGTCTAAACCAAAGTCATCTTTCATCTTATAATCAATCCTAACGCCCTTTTTACCGCTAAAATCAGCTGCCATTAATAGCAATTTCTCCCCTGCTTTTTTAAAGTCATCGCTTAAGCCAAGTAAGCGTCCAGCTATGCAAAATAGCGAGAAAAAGCTAGCATTTGAGCTAAATTTACCGCTCGGTAAAGTATGTTCTTTGCTGAAATTTTCAAGTAGCCTTTCACCACCTTCCTGGGCTCTTATAAACTCATAAATTTCTTCAAAGCTACTAAATTTAGGTAAAAAGAGAAGCTGGGTTTTGCTCGTCTTTGAAAGCAGGCAAATTTCATCATCGCTAAATTTGCTAAATTTTAGGCTCAAAGCTATATCGCTAAAATTACTAAGCTCAAATTCCTCGTTTTTTGCATAGAAAAATGGGCTTAAAAGTGCGCTATTTTCGAGTAACACTAGCCTTGAAAGAGCATTTTTTTGCTCTTTTACACTAACGCTTAAAAAGCCAAAATTTTCTTTATTTAGCTGTTCGCAAACGGCGTAAAGAAAAAGATCGTTTGGTGCCATCACGTCAAAAAATAGTGGCGTGTCCTCGTGATTTTGTCTATAAATGGTTGTCGTCTTTAGTGCTAAAAGTGGCTTTTCAAAACTAGCCAGAAATGTCAAAACTCTATCATCAGCGATAAAAATTTTTGGTAGCTGCTTTAAATTTACAGGCATCAAAAAATTTGTGTCAAAATTTGCCCCAAGAGAAATTTCATATAAATTTTCGTCCTGCTCTATGCAAACGCTCTTGCCATTTTGCAGTAAATTTAGGCAGGTTTTTAGCTTTTCATTAAAATTATCAAGCGTTATCTCGCCTTCAAATTTACTCTCACATAGCACGCCACTTTCATTTAAGATAGCCTTTTCGCTAGCCAAAAATGTGCTCGCTTGAGTCGGAGTTAGACCACCAAATTTTATCTTATTTATCTTGCTATCTTCATCAAGCTCACTTGCAGCCAAGACCTCACTGTGCTTTATAAAAAGACTAAATGGCAAGAGCACACTTGCTTTATTTGCCACGCTCTCAAGCTCGCTGGTATTGCCACTTACCTTTAGACAAATTTCATCATCTTTGCACTTTAGACTATGAAATAGATCACCAGCAAGCAAGCGTAAAAATGGCACCAGAAACGAAGCGTCCTTGTGGCAAGTAAATTTAAAAGCAAGTATCATTTTAAACCTTTTTTAGCGTATTCATCAACGATATCATTTAGGGTAAAATTTGCCACCTTTTCACACTTAAAATCAAGCTCTTTTAAGTGATAAAGCAGCGTTTTTTCTAAAATATTAGAAGCGTTTATAACCTCATCTGAGAGGCTAAAATTTGATGATTCTATGCGGCTAGGCACGATGCCTAAAATTTTGGTCGTAGGTCTATCGCCCGCAAGCTCCATTAGATGAAGGGTCTGGAGCATCTCTATCTCGTGAGCCGAGCCGTCCCAGCTGATAAAATTTGGTACATTTAGAAAGTCGAAAAAATAAACATCGCCCACGCTTGCGCCATTTGCGCTAATGCAATCAACGACGATAAGATAGTCAAATTCGCTTATTATGTGAGTTAGGGCGAGGGCTAAAGTGCCCCCGTCCATTAGAGTAAGCTCGTTTTTAGAACTTGTAAATTTGTAGTTTTTGGCCATCAAATTTACAAAATGAGCACCTATGCCCTCATCGGCAAACATCACGTTGCCGATACCAAGAACTAGCGCTCTCATCAGTGTTCTTTTACAAATTTATAGCCACTAACGATAGCGTCCATCGCTCCATTTTTGCCTTTAACAGCGTTAAATACTGCCATATAAACATGAATAGGTACAAAAATCATAATGACCCACATACAAATTCTATGTATCGTTCTGACATTTGCTAGTCCGCCCATAAGCTCTTCAAAAAACCTAGCTGGCTCATAAAGCGCTCCGCCAAGTCCCTCATGATAAACATGAACATAAAGCACAAGACCGCTTAGGCAAATAAGAGTCAAAACAAGATAAAAGAAAAAGTATGAGGCAAACTGCAAAGGATTATAAACGCCCCTTAAATGCGGATGTGGCCCCATAAAAAGATAGTATTTGATCTGTGCGATCCAAATTTTTGGATTTAGAAAATCAACCACACTCATCCACTCTTTTTTGCTATGTTTATCAAAGACAAATAGATAAAATTTAAAGATAAACGCCGCTATTAGCACAAAACCAGCGATCTGGTGAGCCATACGCCACTTTGCTTGCATAAAATTTGTAGGCTCGCTCGTGATCTCTGGACTCACAAAAACGTATGAGATATAGTAGCCACTCACAACTAAAAGTGTGATCGCTGCAAATCTAATCCAGTGTGTCAGCCTAACGCCGATGGAGAATTCGTATTCGCTGATCCTGTCAGCATTTTTATGTGACATATTCTCTCCTTACAAATTTGGATTTATCTTATAAGTACTCAAATCATTTCCCTTTGTATCCATAACATGCACAGCGCATGCGATGCAAGGATCATAAGAGTGAATTTTTCGTATTATCTCAAGTGGCTTTGAAAGATCAGCGATCTTTAAACCAACTAAGCACGCTTCGTAGCTTCCCATTTGATTTTGTGAGTCTTTTGGAGAGGCGTTCCATGTGCTTGGCACGACTGCTTGCCAGTTTGTGATAACACCATCTTTTATGCGGCACCAGTGGCTAAGCGCACCTCTTGGAGCATTGCCTTGAAAATTTCCTTTGTACTCTTTTTTGTTATCGATTACATATTTTGCGCAAGTCTCTTGATCTGATTTTAAATTTTCTACCAAGGCATTAAATGCGTCCATTGTGTGCTCTGCTACTACTTTTGCCTCAAGCATACGAGTAGCGGTTCTGCCTAGAGTTGAGAAAACTGCGCTTAGCGGTAAGCCGCTCTTTGCTAAAAATTCATCAACTACTTTTTTAACTCTCTCGTTGCCTCTAGCGTAGTTTATAACGATACTTGCTATTGGACCCACTTGCATAGGCAAGCCATCATATCTTGGTGCTTTGATCCAGCTATATTTACCCTTTGTGTCAAAAAGCTTGCTGTGAGCTAGTTTGCCCTCGGCGTCTATGCTCTCGCCGTCAATAAGACCTGTGTAGTTTGCCTCTGTCTCGCCGTCGTATGGGTGGAGCGCTTTGTCGTTTTTATACCAAGACCTAGTAGCCTCTTCAGTGATTTTATTTTCATCGATATCATAAACCTTGTTAAGATCGCCATTTAAGATATAGCCACCTTTAAATAGATGATCATTTTTACCAATCAAAAACTCATCGTAGCAGAGTAAATTTGCCACACCAACGTCGTTTAGAACGCTTGGCTCATTACCATAAGCTTTAGCTGCCATCAAGATATCTGGATAGTAAGCTCTATCAACAAATTCTTTGATCTCGGCAAATTTGCTCATATATTCGCCCATTCTAGCTGGATCCATAAGGTCCATTACGCAGGTCACGCCACCAACTGTTAAGCTTTGTGGATGTGGGTTTTTCGCGCCAAAGATAGCCATCATCTGAGCTGCAGTTCTTTGGATTCTTAAACACTCTAAGTAGTGAGAGAGAACGATCAAATTTTGCTCTGGCGTAAATTTATATGTGCTATGTCCCCAGTATGCGTTGGCAAATGGTCCAAGGTTGCCCTTTTTAACAAATGCTTCAACCCTCTCTTTTACATCTTTTAGCTTGTCAGCTCCCGTGGCAAATGGCAGATCAGTATATTTAAACGCCTCTTCGCTAGCTTTATGCACATCTGCACTTAGTGCAGAGACGACGTCCGCCCAATCCATGCCATGAAGCTGATAAAAATGCACGATGTGATCGTGAAGATATAAAGCTGCGTTCATCAGCGTTCTAGTTAGCTCAGCATTTAATGGAGGCTTGATGCCAAGGGCATTTTCAACTGCAATAATGCCTGCTCGGTAGTGTGAGTATGTACAAACGCCACAAATTCTTTGCATAAAAAAGCCAGCATCTCTTGGATCTCTGCCTTTTACGATCTGCTCTAAGCCACGCCAAAGAGTTGAGCCAGAATACGCCTCTTTTACGACATTATTTTCATCTACGACAACTTCTATTCTTAAGTGTCCCTCGATACGTGTTATAGGGTCTATTACTATTCTTTTTTCACTCATTTTTTCGCCTTATTCTTTATCTTTACTCATAGAAGCTATAACAGCGTGAGCTGCTATGCCAATGCCTGTAAGAGCTAAAATTCCAATGCCAACTTTATCGCTTACATTATCAGCTCCAAGACCTAAAACAGTATCAAAGAGTCTGTCTGCCATAGGCTCTTCAAATGGTCCCATCGTATCCCAGAAGTCTGGCTCTGAGCAGCCTATACAGCCGTGTCCCGCTTGAACTGGCCATGATGTGTGCTGGTTAAATCTCTCGCGTGAGCAGTTATTAAATGTATATGGACCTTTGCAACCTACTTTATATAAGCAGTAGCCATTTTTTGCGCCTTCATCACCGAAGTTTTGGACAAACTCGCCAGCGTCAAAGTGACCACGTCTTTCGCAAAGATCGTGAATTCTTAAGCCATAAGCCCATTTTGGTCTATTGTAAACATCAAGTGCTGGAAGTGTGCCAAAAAGCAAGAAATGAAGCACGTTGCCAACGATATTTTTCTCACTTGGTGGACAGCCCGCAACATTAATAACTGGCTTATCAGTGACCTTTGAAAGTCCCACTGAATTTGATGGATTTGGCCTTGCAGCTTGAATGCCACCAAAGCTAGAACAGGTACCGATCGCAAAGATAGCAGCTGCGTCTTTTGAAGCATTTACGGCATGAGTTTTACCTGTTGTGCCATGAGGTCCAACTGTTAAGAAATTTTCAGTCGCACCAGTTGGGATACCGCCCTCAACTAGCAGGATGTATCTACCTTTGTATTTTTCGATCGCGCTCTCTAAA of Campylobacter concisus contains these proteins:
- the cybH gene encoding Ni/Fe-hydrogenase, b-type cytochrome subunit, which encodes MSHKNADRISEYEFSIGVRLTHWIRFAAITLLVVSGYYISYVFVSPEITSEPTNFMQAKWRMAHQIAGFVLIAAFIFKFYLFVFDKHSKKEWMSVVDFLNPKIWIAQIKYYLFMGPHPHLRGVYNPLQFASYFFFYLVLTLICLSGLVLYVHVYHEGLGGALYEPARFFEELMGGLANVRTIHRICMWVIMIFVPIHVYMAVFNAVKGKNGAMDAIVSGYKFVKEH
- the hypF gene encoding carbamoyltransferase HypF — translated: MRSSFRYEIKGLVQGVGFRPFVYTLADKLKLVGEIYNDDEGVKLNFSGDEASFLAFEKELYEKLPALARIDELSKFKIDQIYEKLEIIASKSATKQAPILPDYALCDDCLREFYDPANPRYKYPFINCTNCGPRFSIIKALPYDRVNTTMNEFQMCEFCGGEYKDPLNRRYHAEPISCPNCGPKLYLKDKFGKVLASGNEAAKEAAKLINEGKILAIKGLGGFHLVCDATNEAAVCELRARKHRPSKPFALMSKNLENARKIAKISEAEAELLSSNLKPIVLLEAKSGSNIAKSVAPNLNKLGVMLAFSGIHLLLFEYLKHDIIATSANISGEVVIKDESELREKLGDVIDFYLDHDREIYSPSDDSIAFCVDDETIFTRTSRGLNPNFIHTNFKQKGTFLALGAELKSSFCIYKDGLLMVSPYIGDLKNVATFDRFKDIFRLFETTYDLKIDKVIADLHPNFLNTKWAKDQGFELVYLQHHYAHLLSVIFENDLADKKYIGFCFDGTGYGEDGKIWGGEVFRLDKKNYERVYHFDEFSLFGGENSIKNIYLIAYSIILKYSLEDEAGKFLVNFDEKILHNFKKMEQKGLNLVRTSSLGRIFDAFGAIICGFFHSSFEGESGMRLEALYDKNLDVCYKFSLNDGVIGFKEAFKNALKDEPRVAATAFINGIADIIFEISKNEKKEILLSGGVFQNKTLLDIIYKKFTKVNLKFHINKKFCSNDSNVNLGQIYYYLSTF
- a CDS encoding nickel-dependent hydrogenase large subunit, whose protein sequence is MSEKRIVIDPITRIEGHLRIEVVVDENNVVKEAYSGSTLWRGLEQIVKGRDPRDAGFFMQRICGVCTYSHYRAGIIAVENALGIKPPLNAELTRTLMNAALYLHDHIVHFYQLHGMDWADVVSALSADVHKASEEAFKYTDLPFATGADKLKDVKERVEAFVKKGNLGPFANAYWGHSTYKFTPEQNLIVLSHYLECLRIQRTAAQMMAIFGAKNPHPQSLTVGGVTCVMDLMDPARMGEYMSKFAEIKEFVDRAYYPDILMAAKAYGNEPSVLNDVGVANLLCYDEFLIGKNDHLFKGGYILNGDLNKVYDIDENKITEEATRSWYKNDKALHPYDGETEANYTGLIDGESIDAEGKLAHSKLFDTKGKYSWIKAPRYDGLPMQVGPIASIVINYARGNERVKKVVDEFLAKSGLPLSAVFSTLGRTATRMLEAKVVAEHTMDAFNALVENLKSDQETCAKYVIDNKKEYKGNFQGNAPRGALSHWCRIKDGVITNWQAVVPSTWNASPKDSQNQMGSYEACLVGLKIADLSKPLEIIRKIHSYDPCIACAVHVMDTKGNDLSTYKINPNL
- a CDS encoding HyaD/HybD family hydrogenase maturation endopeptidase codes for the protein MRALVLGIGNVMFADEGIGAHFVNLMAKNYKFTSSKNELTLMDGGTLALALTHIISEFDYLIVVDCISANGASVGDVYFFDFLNVPNFISWDGSAHEIEMLQTLHLMELAGDRPTTKILGIVPSRIESSNFSLSDEVINASNILEKTLLYHLKELDFKCEKVANFTLNDIVDEYAKKGLK
- a CDS encoding Na+/H+ antiporter NhaA gives rise to the protein MEFRNFWDFFIGEASGGIFLIAAALVAFIFENIFLSSFYNSFLQIDTRLNFGKSPIQKPLIIFVNDSLMAVFFFLLGFRLKREIFKAKFRSLAQATLLKIFIIGSILASVFFYILNHNYIFC
- a CDS encoding hydrogenase small subunit, translating into MNNDLRQKIDRRLSELSALPKIKSDSSIAQLLKEKGFTRRDFMKWAGAMTAFMALPSAMTPMVARAAELSDRLPVIWLHMAECTGCSESLLRTDAPSIDSLIFDYISLEYHETIMAASGWQAEENLESAIEKYKGRYILLVEGGIPTGATENFLTVGPHGTTGKTHAVNASKDAAAIFAIGTCSSFGGIQAARPNPSNSVGLSKVTDKPVINVAGCPPSEKNIVGNVLHFLLFGTLPALDVYNRPKWAYGLRIHDLCERRGHFDAGEFVQNFGDEGAKNGYCLYKVGCKGPYTFNNCSRERFNQHTSWPVQAGHGCIGCSEPDFWDTMGPFEEPMADRLFDTVLGLGADNVSDKVGIGILALTGIGIAAHAVIASMSKDKE
- the nikR gene encoding nickel-responsive transcriptional regulator NikR, with product MDSVIRFSVSLPSQLLDELDKKVSEQGYASRSEFTRDLIREKIVSDSWKDASEELIGVLTLIYMHHHNDLVNKKMDIEHSSDVKIICTNHVHVDHHNCLETISIRGEAGKIERFAERIAGLKGVKFSKLTRAAIPRF